ATCAATAAGTATGCAAATAGTCGAATTTCGAGTGAATTAGATGTAGATAGTGTTGAATTGTCTCAACATGATAACCAATTAGATTATACTAATGAATTTAGGGAATTTAGAGATGACCCAATTGTAGGTAAATTAAGAACTCAACTTGGGGTTATACATCCTATCATTTTACCTCCAATTAATAGGAACAttggtggaatgtttgttttctttTTCGTTATTGGGATTGTGTTCGATAAGCTTTGGACATCAAGAAAGAAAAAGATCAATGATGAGGGCGCGAAATTAGGTATGTGGCCACAAGTTCCGACAAGTTTTTCGCTGTTTCTTGAAAAGGATTTGCAGAGGAAGGAGTCGGTTGAATGGGTGAACATGGTGTTAGGGAAGTTATGGAAAGTTTATAGAAATGGGCTCGAAGGTTGGGCCATCGGTTTGATGCAACCAGTTATTGATGATTTAAAGAAACCAAATTATGTCGAAAGAGTTGAAATAAAACAATTTTCTCTTGGGGATGAACCGTTTGTAGTTAGAAACGTTGAACGTAGAACTTCACGCAGTGTGAATGATTTACAGTGAGTTTTCTTTTTCTTTAAACTCGAAAGCGAAATTTACCTTCAAGAATTTACATATTTGATGTATTTTTTTTACTCATTTTGTTTCTTATATTGCTTTTCAATTCAAGGTACCAAATAGGTCTGCGTTACACTGGTGGTGCTCGAATGCTTCTAATGCTGACGTTAAAATTTGGTATTTTTCCAATTAAGGTTCCGGTCGGTGTTCGTCATTTTGATATTGATGGTGAACTTTGGGTTAAATTGAGATTGATTCCAACCGAGCCTTGGGTGGGAGCTGTTTCATGGGCTTTTGTCTCACTTCCGAAAATAAAGTTCGAGTTGTCACCATTTCGGTTGTTTAACTTAATGGGTATGCCATATCTTTACATTTATAATTTTAGTTACCAATTGTTCAAATTAATACTAGATAATATACACACTAAATTATACTAACATATGGATTATTCTTTTTCGTCTTTCTTGCATGTATTGATGCGATACCAGCCATCCCTGTACTCTCAATGTAAGTCATTTTTCGATACGATTATGATTTCTTATATATTGCGTGATCATGACCTTATTTCAATGATATATACACTGTGCTCAACTATGAATAGATATCTCTACAATGAATGCATGTCTTTATTATTTAAAAGAGTGTTTCGATGTATGATTTGAAATTAATTATGTGATGTAAATTATAAAAAAGGTATAAATAATAATCAACTGTAGTAATACGGACTAGGAGACCCGAGACAGGCGCTGTTCCTATTTGAAGTTGGCATGATCAACATCAAATGTATAGTCTTGAGCAAATtctgtttatttaaattaaaatgaCCTAAACGAGAAGTTTGTGAAAAAGGGTAGTTGTCTTGTGAAGTACAAGTAAAATTCTCACAATCTGTTTAGCAGAAGAGGTTAATTGGTAATTCGAGTTATCTAAAGATAATTAGCTTACAACTCGTATGAATTGATTTTCGAAAGCTTTTAGTTAAGGTATTCAAAAGCAGACTATATCTTCCAAAAATTAAAAAGTGTAAGCAGATGATTAAGTTCGAAGCGCAAATCCGAACACCCCCTAACTTTATTCAATTTTAGTGCTTTGGTAATTTAACGTGTCATCCATCTACTTCTTATTCGATGTTTCTTGGAATTCTAGGTTTTTAAAAAAGCTGTTGACCGAGGATTTGCCTCAATTATTCGTGCGTCCTAAGAAGAGCGTTTTAGACTTTCAAAAGGGAAAAGCAGTTGGTCCACTTCAAAACGATTCTAAATCGATGGAAACGCAAGAAGGAAATAAAGATTTTGTTGGTGAACTTTCAGTCACTCTAGTTGATGCCCGGAAACTCTCTTATATTTTCTATGGTAGGTTTTAAAAGATTTtcacattttttatatatattgtaatattgttGGTGATGGTTAAGTCATATCATAACTAGTTGCATGAAGATTCATTTAGGTAATAttgtaatattttttatatatattgcaAGAAGGCTATGTTGGTGATGGTTAAGTCATATCATAACTAGTGCACACTAAAACGTAAATTTATCTTGGTTGTATGAAGATTCATTTAGCTTACTTTTATTTATGTTCAGGAAAAACAGACCCGTATGTTGAACTAAGGCTAGATGATCAAGTTATGCGTAGTAAAAAGAACAGTCAAACAACTGTCACTGGGCCGCCTGGTCAGCCAATATGGAATCAAGTGAGGGGTTTTCTAGTACTAGTCTGCGTTCTTTTATGGCAATTTTGAAGCTCATTACTAATGTAAAACTTTGTACTTTTATTCTTATTTTTTTATGTGCTTTATGGCAGGATTTTAGTATGCTGGTTATAAACCCACGAAAACAGAAATTGTCAATACAAGTAAAGGATTCGTTTGGGTTTTTACATTTGACTGTTGGTGCAGGAGAGGTAACCTTTTTTTTTATGTTAAAAATTGCATTTTTCTTTTATTTAAGGACATATTACACAAAAATGTACCGTACTTTAAACTTCTTTTAAAGGTCCCGAATGTTCTTCTTCGACACAAAAAAAAAGAACATTTTGTCAAAAATTGCTTTAggttaaactaaaaaaaaaaagacACGAAGGAGCTGCTACCGAGGGCGCACCATACCACTTGTTTTCGGAAAATAATTTTCCTATAAACAATAAACTAACCATCAAGTTTTTTAtgcatatatacatttttatattttagCATTATTATCATGCTAAGGTAGCTTGATGAACCATTACGGGCCAAGGTGACCTTTGCTCAAGTGGTCTAACATCATTCGTTCGATGACAAAATGATAGTGTATTATTCTTTAAATAAAACAAGAGCTGTTTTCGTTAAATAGAAGCTGGAAATAAGTACAATACCTTTTTATCAGTATTGCAGAACTTGGAATTACTCGGCGAGTACTCAGATTACTCGGTCAAACTTTGTCAAAACTCAggattactcggaaaatcggtcaaagtcaaacttggtcatcaTTCGAGTACTCCCCGAGTTTCCGAGTACTCAGAAAGTTCCGACCGAGTAGCGATATTTGCAACCTTGCTTTTTATGTTATCTTTCCTTTTAAAATGTGTTCAAGATCTTTATTTTGGTCCAATTTCAGGTTGACCTACGATCGTTAAAAGATACGGTACCAACAGATAGAGTTGTGACACTACAAGGAGGTTGGGGACTTTTGAACAATGGATCATCTGGAGAGATTCTACTTCGACTCACGTATAAAGCGTACGTTGAAGACGAAGAAGATGAAACCATAAAATCCGATATCGATGCATCAGACGATGAATTCTCTGAACCAAAACCAGCTAGCGCGCCTACATCAGATAAAGAAACGTTCATGGATGTATTAGCAGCATTTATCGTCAGTGAAGAATTTCAAGGAATAGTTGCTTCTGAAACATCGGTTAATAAACCTTTTACCGATCCAACGGATATAAATTCAACCACACCCAACCTTGCAAATTCTGATGGTTCTGGAGGTATGGACCCCATCTAGAAACATGTTTTGTTTTATTCACATTTGTTTGTGTTGGCTAAATTAGAGATCGATTTGCAGGTTCAGCATTAATATGGCTTGCTGTGATCACAAGTATTTCGATACTAACAGCTATTAATATGGGCGGCTCAAATATCTTCAATCCTTGATTGCAGACTTTCAGCTTAATCAAGTAACTTTTTTGAAATCCCTTTCGTTTGATAATCGAGCAGAAAAAATGTTCGTATAGGGActagattttttttctttctgttaatTAGTTATCAGCTTTTGCTTTAGCTATTACGGTTTGATACGGTACGGCCCCTTTGAGTTTTTGATAAGGTGGAACTAAATTCCCCATTGATGAGGAACCATAGAACTTGAAGAATTCAAGTATATCCAAAAGAGATGATATATACATAATTGTAGATAATTTCAAATGATTTATTTTTAATCTGTCCATGTAACTTCTTTATGTATTtcctattttttttaatattatattattattattattaatattaattttttgtATGTAATTTTCATTTGGTATTCCATCTTTAAGTATTCTTCTGCAGATACTTTTGGTTAAAGCTAAAAGGGCAAGTAAGGTTAACTGTATTTTCCTAATTAGTGCATGCATCTTGCTTTTTCACTTTATTTTGAGTTGGAACAATCATTTGGTtattatatcattatatttatttatatttattatattgctGAAACCATAATTATAGGGTGGAGATtttcacacacttttttgatcctcacacacctattttaaccttttactcttctaataatactcaattggtgtgtgtggatcaaaaaagtgtgtgtgagaatcatccccctaattATAGCGTGTCTTATGGTATAACTAGTTAATGAATGGCCCGCGCGTTGCTGCGGGTGCATTTGATTTTGTAGTCGATTAGTTGTGGGTCGTGGTCTAATTATGTAGTGATATTTACGCACACGGCATGAGGCTGTGTTAAATACGATTTTTAGCTTAGATGCGATTTTGGAAATCACCTCAAAATAATTAACCTATATACTAATTACTACCAGAAGCAGCAGAagtaaaaacatggacaaaatttgtaCCAACATTTTGTTGATAAAAGTATTTCGAATCTAACGGTtctggcgaaaaaatttaactcgcgccgtgcagaaagatacgggctatcgttgtgtttagtgttttttaaaaagtgtccgtttcgaatgtgcttattttcgttttgttgataaaattatttcgagtctgacgctgctgtcgaaaaaatttaacttgcggcgagcgagaagatatgggctatcgttgtgtttagtgttttttaaaaagtgtctgtttcgatcgtacctagtttcgttttgttcataaaagtaTTTTGAGTTTAACGGTGTGATTGGTGAATtttaactcggagcgaggaggaagatacgggctgtcgaagggTGGTGGTGAAGTTTTTTTTTAGTTTACAGGATTGACGGTTTAACCCCCTAGAGTTTGAGGTATTTTTTGTAAGTTGTTTATAGTTGGGGGGAAATGATTGAAAAGCAAGTGTGAAAAAGGGGGTTTTACTGTTGTTGTTTTGGCCTTGTAAAACGACCAAACTCTCCATGAGTGTTAGTatataggttaataataataatttctgtCCACTAGATATAAAATGTATACAGAATATGTCCAAAACCttaattatgttttttttttttttttttgaaaggcaagtaaatttttattaataaaaagaACCAATACACGAGAAAtaaactagcaaggagctagacaaAACACGAACAACACGAACCGCATGATTAGAACGCACACACAAACATAAGTTAGGCACACAATCACGAGGACATTAGAGATAACACAACACGACTACAAAGCAGCTATGTTTCCGAGTCCGATGACGCGCAAGAAGAGCAACATGAGCAGCAACCAATATCCTCCTCCGAGTTGTTCATCACATTCTCAATAAAATATCTTTCGTGCCATCGAAAATTATCTAGACGTCGGTTGCGCTTCATATTACTCCTACCCCACACATAATTAATAAAACGACTTTGGATCAAAGGATGAGTTTTTTTCCTTTTAACACGAAAACGAACTACCGCAGAATATATTGGATCGGGATGGACGTCCGATAAGTCAACACAATCTTTTCCTTTTGGGCTAGGGTCTGAGCCCAGGTCTAACTCGATTGAGGCCTGATTGTCCATGACATTCTCACAGGTGGAATCTGGCCCAATAGGAGGTATTGGCCCATTTTGAGTTCGACTATAACTCGAATTGGAAAACGGAGAAACACGCGTGCCCTTGCTTTCCTCGAGACCTGCACTATCAGCATTGGAACCTGCAACTGACAACCTCGGCGATTGAAAATTATCGGGCATTGGGACTCCGTTTAAATTGAACTCTGGTGTGGAAATCGAAGCAGTGTCGGACGGGGACTGATCAGAATCCGACGTGAATTCACCATCTTCAACCTCATCATCATCGACCTCCACGACTTTAACAGTAGGTTTTTCAGGTTGAACATCCTTCTTCTGTTCTTCACAATTCACATCCATATTTGTATTTTCCGTTACATTAAACTCACTTGAGGAATCTGAACCAAAACCTGACGATTCATTATCACCCGTATTGGAACCCTTGGTCGGCTCCGATTGAATCCCATCGTCAGCATCTTCGAAACAGGACTTATTTATTTCGACCAGAGACCACGAAAGTCGGTCCttgttaaaactaaaaacgaggttATGATTACTCACCGATTCTGGAAGATCAATTTCGATCCATTTACCCCCGACTTTTAACTCGATACGATTTGGATTGATAAGCTGAGGCACATTAGGTTGTTGGTTAGACCCAACAAGAGAATCATCAAATGTTTTACCTTCCCAACTAATTGGATTTGATGGGTTTGAAGAGACACGACTCCAAGGAGCATGTGGAAATTCTTCATAATCGTTAACATTCACATTGGAAACTCGACCATAATTATCAGCATTCCGGTTGACACCACTATCTTTATTCATTACACGATTGGATACATTTCTCTCTAAGGCCTTATAGGCACGAATCCACCTCCCGTTGACATGAATGTTGTTTAGAGCTTTCATGAAGGAATCAATGTCAGAAACGCCATCAAAACGGACGTACCCGAAGCGTTGACCACTCGACAATCTCTTCCGAGCAAAGTACACGTCTTTGAGAGCCCCATAGTTCTCGAATACTCTCAAACAATCATCACGAGACCAAGAATCCGGAAAATTGAAAATCAAAAACGATGTAACACGACTAGCACTCGACTTTGTAGACGAAAAGCCATTTGGCTTCGACATTAGGATTACATCATATTCGGTCAGAGGGCTGACCGGAGGAGATGGTGGAATGGGTGGTCGTAGAGGTGGTTGATCGGAATAGGTGAAGGCTTGAACGGAGAAATTAATCTAGACACAATGTTGAAACTCTTTGAGACAAAAGGTCGAGCAGGTGGTGGGCGTCTAAAAAAAAAGGAAGTAAAAAGGTAGATGAGATCAGGAAAGTCCCAACCAGAAGCAAATAATGGATGAAGATGATAACAAGAGAAGATCTACAACTTTTGATTAACTTCAATTGAAACAAACCTCAAAAAGGTATCGAAATCAGGAGACTTTACAAAAGCTGAGATGAAGCAGAGACCCAACGTTGTTGCAAGAAGCTGAAAACAAGATGGAAATTGAGGTCGATTATCGTAGACGTCTCTTGAAGTGAATGGAGTGAATGTTCAAATGATATCCCAAGTAGCGTCAAAGAAATATATGTAGTGCAAAGATGTGGTTCCCATAGCTGAATTTCTCCCAAAAATCACACTCAAATCGAAATATGACAAATAAGAAAAGTATTACCGGGAAGACCAGTGGCGGATCCAGAAATGTTTTTCGACGTGGGCAAAAATTTTGATAAAAACATATCTGAATTAGCATTAGAAAATTATTTGATAAAAAAAGATTAATAGAAGTCTCGAACCTCACACCTATCCTCCTTTAACAAAAGCCTCTAAGGAACTAAGCTATCAACAATCATGTTAAATAATTCGTATACAATTTATAAGTAAATAACTCTACAAAAAAGACATtatttaaaaaaatttatattGATGACAGACGTTTGAATCGAACGTGCGACCTTCTCAATTTTAAGCATGGGCAATAACCAACTGGGCTAAGGCAAATGTTCCTATTGGATTTTTACTTTTCGTTTATATCAAGATAGCTCAGTCTCTTTtttgattaaataaaatataaaaaaatcgcGAAAAATTCTTGATCGTCGGGGGCGGATGACCCCGGTTGCCCCAAGGTGGATCCGCCCCTGGGGAAGactatatagtttttttttttttttgaaaagcaagattaTATTAGAAACACGAAGATACAACACGACTTGGCCCTTACACGAACATGAGCCAAGCCATATCAtctcattcttcttcatcgaacttcttgctagaatcactgccggaaacaagggtgggtttacccttcaaagccttgtgtaaaccggactgaatcaacacatccttgacttgaacctgccacaagccaaaattgatccttccatcaaatttctctacatcaaacctcatcggACTGAACTTCGACACCGTATCTGTATCCTaagaacaacactttctctgattttgcccacgtttcgactggtcgacagatgtagtggagtggcgcacaggatccgttaaattggaaaatccaacacccagtccactacaaattctaaacaccacttactccgaatcaaAAAAATATTGtcaaaccagataccctatacgatcaatagaactcgtttctgatgtggacgatccactcccgtggtaaccacagagcatactccgactcctataaccgagacccccgtcaaacctgacgctctgataccagttgttgggaaattacggtctcactaattcccaacaaacgcccaataaaaacagtaaagaaataagaacaatccatAACACAAGAATTTAacatggaaactccaaaacagaagaaaaaccacgggcctccaaagagagaaatacactatatcacaaattgttacaatgacatagacaactctcttaagccaactacactctccaaagtatttaactaaaacaactcccaaacaagggtaagaaagaaagaaataatcaaatacttaaagtgtattgattggtgcaatttggaatgaagacttaacctctcttttataaccaagcaagtcccctccaactttttcctcccacctacgtgggataacatccttcacaaatactATGCAACCATATCCAATTCTTCTAAACAAAACTATATCCAACAGTAATCAATCTACATTAATAAGCAAAAACAAACTTATACGGAGTAGCATATTAGTAAAGTTGCCATATACTAAAAGGCTGCACTCTTAATTTGTTAATGCAACTTTATATATATCCATCCATGTTTTAAAGATAAGAAATTTCATACTtggaaatatattattttaaacttACAATTCATTGAATTATATGTTGTAATTAAAAATCACAaagaaattaaaattttaaaattaaagtaAAAGTTTTTCTAATTCTGtgattattatattatactatatactaaatatggacaacacCCTCCAACCACAACCCGCCACATACCCCAAAaaacactgtagctactgtagcgcaCTGTAGCGCACTGTAGCTACAGTAGTTTTTTTATTTTTGGGAAATAATTTACTTAATCTTCTGATTTTATTCTGAATTCTGATTTTAAGTTGAACTAAATAATTAACATCTACTTTAATCGATTCTAAAcaatctaataaataaataaattggagTAGATCTTAAAACAAAAATCATATACTAAAATTAATACAGTAACTAACAAAGACTAATAAAGAATTTTTTATCACCAAAAACAACTACCACCAGGGGTACTTTTGTCTTTTCACACTCAaggtggcaaaaaaaaaaaaaaagcaagatCACAGTTTACAATATTCTTTCACATCTTTAGATCTTCAAcaccaccattttttttttttttacctcttACCCAACCACCACCCATCCACCAGCACCGACGCCAAGCAAGATCACAGTTTACAATATTCTTTCACATCTTTAGATCTTCAACACCACCATTTTTTTTTTACCTCTTACCCAACCACCACCCCTCCACCAGCACCGCCGCCACCGTCACCATACCGCTGCTACGAGCACGTCGCCACTAACACCAGCCAATATGGATCTAGAACTAAACAGATCTGaggacaatttttttttatttttagttaagcaaagtctgaaaatataacaaacacaaaaaacaactgaaaaataaaaacatatatcgcTATAATATACGAACTTACAAGATCATGAACTTGAAAATTTTTAATCTTAAactgaaaaaataaaaaattctaacCCAAAACAACTTTTCCGACCGATGCGGTTTCCGGTATTGATTTAACATAAATTTTGGTTCTAATTGTTACGATGAGAGATCTACAACTAATATCGACCTCCACCACCACCATCGTGAAATTCCGTTCACCGCCATCATCGCCCTACCACGAACTCCGTCCATCACCACCATCAACCTACTACAAATACCACTTTGAAAAGAAAAATATGAGTTTCTTAATAACGACGTTTATTTTTTCTAGATTTGTTGAACGAGAATGTTAGAGAAAGCATACATATAAAAAATCGTTTATATAAAACTCGATTTGATATTATTTATGCTAAAAATATACTAACAAAACAAGTTAGaaacaattaaaaaaaatttgATGAAAACGCGTTGAAGATGAAAATTCAAGAAGATAAACTCAGATACAGTTTAGTAGAGGATAAAGCAAATGGAAAAATGTGTGGTGTTTGAATAATGTTAAAGAAAATTAACTTATACCAAAACCCTATCACAAATGAGCAGATTTCAAGCCTTTTCTGGTGGGCTTAAGCCCAAACATTAAACGAGATAAAAAAAGCCCACATATTTCTTattatcttaattttaatttttaattttaacttATTTGAAATTAAATTAAAAGTTAAGTTCATTGAAAAAATATGCGTagtatttatactcctatttcttaaCAATGACTTTTTTCTTTTTGTCTTTAAAATATTTTTTTGTACaactttaattatttatttttatttttgtcgtTGGTAAAAGTTATAAATATGAATTATGAAAGTTTACACTAACATAGTTGTAGTTTTTGTTCTTTTATTATCACCAAATTCAAACATTTATTTGTTCTTTTTATCTCAATAATTTAGAGTGTAAAAATGAACAAAGGATGCCTCAAACCATAACAGTTGCTGGGCATTGCGTAAATGGTCTGGAAAGAGTGGACAACATTTTGATGACTTTCAGCCCAAAAACTGTCTAACGATGTAGTATCGTTAAAATTACACTAATCCGCCGCGTAGAGCGGACCACAAATCTAGTTTGATTTATACGGAGTAGTATTTAAGTTACTCCATAATATAACATGggcattaaattaaaaatagataTAGTTGAGGGACTAAGTTAATAAATATGTAAACTGAATGGGCTTTTGttagaataattaaatatattGTGGGGCCATGTACAATATCGTGGGTTATCTTCCTCCCCAAATATCTGTAACCCCAAATTAACCCTAAAACTCCCTTCAACTCAATTTCCACCATTTTCTTTTATAATATTCCAAAAAATACATTGAAAATgctaaaattaaaaaataaaccACTGGGGGCAGCTGCCCCCGCCTGCCCTACACTGGTTCCGCCTAAGAAACTCGAAAATTTAAACAATACATAACACGAAATACACCAAATACACAATATTACTTGAGGTAGATGCTTGGATTTGTGATCCACGAGAGCCACTCAAACTTTTTCTTTGTATTCCTATTCGAAATCCATTCAAATGCTTTTGCTTGAATCTCACTTAGGACCATCGGGGCATTCCAAGATTTGCCTTGGAAAACCAACAAGTTCCGATTTTTCCAAATAAGATACAACGAAACCCATTTCAAAGCTTGCCAAATAACCCGACCATCATTCGAGAAGGAAGAAACATCGTCGTCAG
This genomic window from Rutidosis leptorrhynchoides isolate AG116_Rl617_1_P2 chromosome 2, CSIRO_AGI_Rlap_v1, whole genome shotgun sequence contains:
- the LOC139893873 gene encoding synaptotagmin-2-like; protein product: MSMRMSSPSICPCQNTIQFSLGTPISTSIGRKELSRRRRKRSTFLACVVPINGKNQRLSLEIANSVKRSINKYANSRISSELDVDSVELSQHDNQLDYTNEFREFRDDPIVGKLRTQLGVIHPIILPPINRNIGGMFVFFFVIGIVFDKLWTSRKKKINDEGAKLGMWPQVPTSFSLFLEKDLQRKESVEWVNMVLGKLWKVYRNGLEGWAIGLMQPVIDDLKKPNYVERVEIKQFSLGDEPFVVRNVERRTSRSVNDLQYQIGLRYTGGARMLLMLTLKFGIFPIKVPVGVRHFDIDGELWVKLRLIPTEPWVGAVSWAFVSLPKIKFELSPFRLFNLMAIPVLSMFLKKLLTEDLPQLFVRPKKSVLDFQKGKAVGPLQNDSKSMETQEGNKDFVGELSVTLVDARKLSYIFYGKTDPYVELRLDDQVMRSKKNSQTTVTGPPGQPIWNQDFSMLVINPRKQKLSIQVKDSFGFLHLTVGAGEVDLRSLKDTVPTDRVVTLQGGWGLLNNGSSGEILLRLTYKAYVEDEEDETIKSDIDASDDEFSEPKPASAPTSDKETFMDVLAAFIVSEEFQGIVASETSVNKPFTDPTDINSTTPNLANSDGSGGSALIWLAVITSISILTAINMGGSNIFNP